In one Candidatus Peribacter riflensis genomic region, the following are encoded:
- a CDS encoding riboflavin biosynthesis protein RibD codes for MHEVFIHRCLELSEHGRGCVGTNPLVGAVLVRNGKIIAEAFHEGFGGRHAERALLEDFRGAIEPADILYVNLEPCCHQGKTPACTDIIRKRGIKHVVFGMIDPDAQVSGKGIACLLKAGIRVTGPVERAQCEWLNRGFISLRTKGRSWVTLHSARTKNGAIARPDGSPLKITSKEQDCWTHTWLRARHDAILVGVQTIVTDDPQLNTRFVQDLPSPLRVILDPHLRLPLTARVVTGESASGTVMITSSGSDAAKRQALQERGVTVAEIPLANGLFDLPELWKALGTPSGSFHGIASVLIEGGEKTWKNFREAGCIDEEVTLIGS; via the coding sequence ATGCATGAGGTCTTCATCCATCGGTGTCTGGAGCTCTCAGAACACGGCCGGGGCTGCGTCGGCACGAACCCGCTCGTCGGGGCCGTGCTCGTCCGTAACGGAAAGATCATTGCAGAGGCGTTTCACGAAGGCTTTGGCGGGCGGCATGCGGAGCGCGCGCTCCTCGAGGATTTTCGCGGGGCAATCGAACCTGCGGATATCCTCTACGTCAATCTGGAGCCCTGTTGTCACCAGGGAAAAACTCCTGCCTGTACCGATATCATCCGCAAGAGGGGAATCAAACATGTGGTGTTCGGCATGATCGATCCGGATGCTCAAGTGTCGGGGAAGGGGATTGCCTGCCTGCTCAAGGCGGGGATCCGTGTCACGGGTCCCGTAGAGCGTGCGCAGTGCGAGTGGCTCAACCGCGGATTCATTTCACTCCGCACGAAGGGCCGTTCGTGGGTGACCCTCCACAGTGCCCGGACAAAGAACGGAGCCATTGCCCGGCCGGATGGGAGCCCGCTCAAGATCACTTCCAAGGAGCAGGACTGCTGGACGCATACGTGGCTTCGAGCCCGTCATGATGCCATTCTCGTCGGTGTGCAGACGATCGTGACGGACGATCCACAGTTGAATACAAGATTTGTTCAAGATTTACCCTCTCCGCTGCGAGTGATCCTCGATCCACACCTGCGTCTTCCGCTCACAGCCAGGGTAGTGACCGGCGAAAGCGCATCCGGCACGGTGATGATCACCTCTTCCGGAAGTGATGCAGCCAAACGGCAGGCGCTTCAGGAGAGGGGAGTCACGGTGGCCGAGATTCCTCTCGCAAACGGCTTGTTCGATCTTCCAGAGCTCTGGAAGGCGCTTGGTACTCCTTCCGGTTCCTTCCACGGCATTGCGTCGGTTCTGATCGAAGGGGGAGAGAAGACGTGGAAGAACTTCCGGGAGGCAGGGTGCATCGACGAAGAGGTGACGCTGATCGGATCCTGA
- a CDS encoding ribonucleoside-diphosphate reductase, with protein MQPLSSVSRSVEQSSSGRSKRGGLSIRRLFTTPGNDPLEEVACEQRTSRIKNPDGSIVSEMEGVEVPVEWSQMATDIMVSKYFRRAGIPQSDARGELIRDAEGNLVMGPEQSVKQVIRRLAGCWRHWGQQEGYFETAQDAQAFEDDLSYMLIHQMAAPNSPQWFNTGLNYAYGITGPAQGHYYADPKTGEVHESTDAYTHPQPHACFILSVKDDMVNPGGIMDLWVREARLFKYGSGTGSNFSKLRAAGEPLSGGGMSSGLMSFLKIGDRAAGAVKSGGTTRRAAKMVCLDLDHPDILEFIEWKSKEEKKVAALADAGYSTDFNDEAYQTVSGQNSNNSVRVPHRFFQAVEEDGEWPLFWRTELKRAEAEGRKPQSCRSLRARELWEKIGFAAWVCADPGVQYDTTINDWHTCPADGRIAASNPCSEYMFLDNTACNLASINLLKFYNEETQRLDVEAFRHAVRLWTIVLEISVLMAQFPSREIAELSYRYRTLGLGHANLGALLMRMGIPYDAPAARAFAAGVTAILTGEAYAVSAEMSDKLGPFEGFARNREHMLRVIRNHRRAAYDAPAREYEGLHVLPVGIDQKLALPELLTVAKECWDRALALGEEHGYRNAQVTVIAPTGTIGLLMDCDTTGIEPDFALVKFKKLAGGGSMKIVNQSMPSALQILGYTDVQIRDIMRWVLGTLSLEGAPYINRESLKRKGFLDEDIAKVEKGLRQAFDLRSAFSNWAIGPEVLTRVGFPPKRADEPGFDLLSALGFTDQQIEEANSVVCGRMTVEGAPHLKPEHLPVFDCASRCGKYGQRLISVEGHIRMMAAIQPFITGAISKTINLPNEATVEDIKNAYLLSWKLGLKANALYRDGCKLSQPLAAVSRKAKQAEAEPAVQREVLERIVVKEVPRRRKLPDERPSLTHKFSVAGHEGYLHVGLYEDGKPGEIFIKMAKEGSTLSGVMDTLALSLSMNLQYGVPLEVLCDKLVRTRFEPMGMTTNKEIPMVKSLMDYLGRWLALKFLSKDSAMRFHNHELVEQAYREGSKSKDAFAMSLPIVDEGAPARTDPQHGSGGQAVGFASVSHTALEEEDLSRFTPPVSSHIETARQQGFTGSVCSGCGGVRVKRNGSCEVCLDCGATSGCS; from the coding sequence ATGCAGCCGCTTTCATCCGTCTCCCGTTCCGTTGAGCAGTCCTCCTCCGGCCGTTCCAAGCGCGGGGGGCTCTCCATCCGCCGGCTCTTCACGACGCCCGGCAATGATCCCTTAGAGGAGGTGGCGTGTGAGCAGCGAACGAGCCGGATCAAGAATCCGGATGGCTCGATTGTCTCTGAAATGGAGGGGGTGGAGGTTCCGGTGGAGTGGAGCCAGATGGCCACCGACATCATGGTGAGCAAGTACTTCCGCCGTGCGGGGATTCCCCAGTCCGATGCGCGCGGGGAGCTCATCCGTGACGCGGAGGGGAATCTGGTGATGGGACCGGAGCAGTCGGTGAAGCAGGTCATCCGGCGGCTCGCCGGGTGCTGGCGGCACTGGGGGCAGCAGGAGGGGTACTTCGAGACGGCGCAGGACGCGCAGGCGTTCGAAGACGATCTCTCGTACATGCTCATTCATCAGATGGCTGCGCCGAACAGCCCGCAGTGGTTCAACACCGGTCTCAATTACGCCTACGGCATCACGGGGCCGGCACAGGGCCACTACTACGCCGATCCCAAGACGGGCGAGGTGCACGAGAGCACCGATGCCTACACGCATCCCCAGCCCCACGCGTGCTTCATTCTGTCCGTCAAAGATGACATGGTGAATCCCGGCGGCATCATGGATCTGTGGGTCCGCGAGGCGCGCCTCTTCAAGTACGGGTCGGGCACGGGCTCGAATTTCTCCAAGCTGCGTGCAGCGGGGGAGCCGCTCTCGGGCGGGGGGATGAGCTCCGGGCTCATGAGTTTTCTCAAGATCGGTGACCGCGCGGCCGGAGCCGTCAAATCCGGCGGCACGACGCGCCGCGCCGCGAAGATGGTTTGTCTCGATCTCGATCATCCCGACATTCTGGAGTTCATCGAGTGGAAGTCGAAGGAAGAAAAGAAAGTCGCGGCGCTCGCGGATGCGGGGTACTCCACCGACTTCAACGACGAGGCCTACCAGACGGTTTCGGGCCAGAACTCCAATAACTCCGTGCGCGTTCCACATCGTTTCTTTCAGGCGGTGGAGGAGGATGGCGAATGGCCGCTCTTCTGGCGCACGGAACTCAAGCGCGCCGAGGCCGAGGGGCGCAAACCCCAATCATGCCGCTCTCTGCGCGCCCGCGAGCTCTGGGAGAAGATCGGCTTCGCCGCCTGGGTCTGTGCCGATCCGGGGGTGCAGTACGACACGACGATCAATGACTGGCACACCTGTCCCGCCGACGGACGCATCGCAGCCAGCAACCCCTGCAGCGAGTACATGTTCCTCGACAACACGGCCTGCAACCTCGCCTCGATCAATCTGCTCAAGTTCTACAACGAAGAGACGCAGCGGCTCGATGTCGAGGCCTTTCGCCATGCCGTGCGTCTGTGGACCATCGTCCTCGAGATTTCGGTGCTCATGGCGCAGTTCCCCAGCCGCGAGATCGCCGAGCTCAGCTATCGCTACCGCACGCTGGGGCTGGGCCATGCCAACCTGGGCGCGCTCCTCATGCGCATGGGCATTCCGTACGATGCTCCTGCCGCGCGCGCGTTCGCCGCGGGCGTCACCGCCATCCTCACGGGCGAGGCGTATGCCGTCTCTGCCGAGATGTCTGACAAACTCGGTCCCTTCGAAGGATTCGCCCGCAATCGCGAGCACATGCTCCGTGTCATCCGCAATCACCGCCGCGCCGCGTACGATGCCCCTGCACGCGAGTACGAGGGGCTGCATGTGCTGCCGGTGGGCATCGACCAGAAGTTGGCGCTCCCTGAGCTGCTGACCGTAGCCAAAGAGTGCTGGGACCGGGCGCTGGCCCTGGGGGAGGAGCACGGCTACCGCAATGCACAGGTGACCGTCATCGCGCCCACGGGCACGATCGGGCTCCTCATGGATTGCGACACGACGGGCATCGAGCCGGATTTTGCCCTCGTGAAGTTCAAGAAGCTCGCTGGAGGCGGCTCCATGAAGATCGTCAATCAATCCATGCCGTCCGCGCTCCAGATCCTCGGCTATACCGATGTCCAGATCCGCGACATCATGCGCTGGGTCTTGGGCACGTTGAGCCTGGAGGGTGCGCCCTACATCAACCGCGAATCCCTCAAGCGCAAAGGGTTCCTCGACGAGGATATTGCAAAGGTCGAGAAGGGACTGCGTCAGGCCTTTGATCTGCGCTCCGCCTTCTCGAACTGGGCCATCGGGCCTGAGGTGCTCACGCGCGTGGGGTTCCCGCCCAAGCGCGCAGATGAGCCCGGGTTCGACCTTCTCTCCGCTCTCGGATTCACCGATCAGCAGATCGAAGAGGCCAACAGCGTCGTCTGCGGCCGTATGACGGTGGAAGGGGCGCCGCACCTCAAGCCCGAACATCTGCCGGTCTTCGACTGTGCCAGCCGCTGCGGCAAGTACGGACAGCGCCTCATTTCCGTCGAGGGGCACATCCGGATGATGGCGGCCATTCAGCCGTTCATCACGGGCGCTATTTCGAAGACGATCAACCTGCCCAACGAGGCGACAGTCGAAGATATCAAAAATGCCTACCTGCTCTCGTGGAAGCTTGGGCTCAAGGCCAACGCGCTCTACCGCGACGGGTGCAAGCTGAGCCAGCCTCTCGCCGCCGTTTCCCGCAAGGCCAAGCAGGCCGAGGCGGAGCCGGCGGTCCAGCGTGAAGTGCTGGAACGGATCGTGGTGAAGGAGGTGCCCCGGCGCCGCAAGCTCCCCGATGAGCGCCCGTCTCTCACGCACAAGTTCTCCGTTGCGGGGCACGAGGGCTACCTGCACGTGGGGCTCTACGAAGACGGCAAGCCCGGTGAAATCTTCATCAAGATGGCCAAAGAGGGCTCCACGCTCTCGGGCGTCATGGATACGCTGGCCCTGAGTCTCTCGATGAACCTGCAGTACGGCGTTCCGCTCGAAGTCCTGTGCGATAAACTGGTGCGCACGCGCTTTGAACCGATGGGCATGACCACCAACAAAGAGATTCCGATGGTCAAGAGTCTTATGGATTACCTGGGGAGATGGCTCGCACTCAAGTTCCTCTCCAAGGACAGCGCGATGCGCTTTCATAACCACGAGCTGGTGGAACAGGCGTACCGCGAGGGGAGCAAGAGCAAAGACGCCTTTGCCATGAGCTTGCCGATCGTGGACGAAGGCGCACCCGCCCGTACCGATCCACAACACGGATCGGGCGGGCAGGCGGTTGGATTCGCCAGCGTGTCGCACACCGCTCTGGAAGAAGAGGATCTCTCACGGTTCACTCCTCCCGTATCCTCCCACATCGAGACCGCCCGCCAGCAGGGATTCACCGGTTCCGTCTGTTCCGGCTGCGGCGGAGTCCGTGTGAAACGTAATGGCAGCTGTGAGGTCTGCCTGGATTGTGGAGCCACATCTGGCTGCAGCTAA
- a CDS encoding GTP-dependent nucleic acid-binding protein EngD — translation MALHIGIVGLPNVGKSTLFNALTHTRGAQAANYPFCTIEPNVGVVEVPDARITKLTELVKPEKIIPAAIEFVDIAGLVRGASKGEGLGNQFLAAIREADAICEVVRLFQGGDIIHVEGSVDGKRDRETVETELILADLDVLERRVEKVRAAARTGDKEKQREQLLIEKLLAALKAGQLASAVPLSPEERFFAWNFHLLTMKPVIYAVNVGERELHQMSAHHVRELLGLPETAQVIIISAKIEEDLQDLSPGEAEEFLKDLAVTSSGLDQLITAAYAALGYQTFFTAGPQEVRAWTIPKGAFAPQAAGVIHTDFEKGFIRAETIAYEDYVTLGGELKAKEAGKMRAEGKDYVVQDGDVMHFRFST, via the coding sequence ATGGCTCTGCATATAGGCATTGTCGGGCTGCCGAATGTGGGCAAATCCACCCTCTTCAACGCACTCACGCATACCCGCGGGGCACAGGCGGCAAACTACCCCTTCTGCACCATCGAGCCGAACGTAGGAGTGGTGGAAGTACCCGACGCAAGGATTACGAAGCTCACCGAGCTCGTGAAACCTGAAAAGATTATTCCCGCTGCCATCGAGTTCGTCGACATCGCCGGACTCGTACGCGGTGCGAGTAAGGGGGAAGGACTGGGCAACCAGTTTCTCGCCGCCATCCGCGAGGCCGACGCCATCTGCGAGGTGGTGCGCCTGTTTCAGGGCGGCGACATCATCCACGTGGAGGGATCGGTGGACGGCAAGCGCGACCGCGAAACGGTGGAGACAGAGCTCATTCTCGCAGACCTGGATGTGCTGGAGCGCCGCGTCGAAAAAGTGCGCGCAGCCGCACGGACGGGGGACAAAGAGAAGCAGCGCGAACAGCTGCTCATCGAAAAGCTCCTCGCGGCACTGAAGGCGGGGCAGCTGGCATCGGCGGTTCCCCTCTCGCCGGAGGAACGCTTCTTCGCGTGGAATTTTCACCTGCTCACGATGAAACCGGTGATCTACGCGGTGAACGTGGGCGAGCGTGAGCTGCACCAGATGAGTGCGCATCACGTGCGCGAGCTTTTGGGTCTGCCCGAGACCGCTCAGGTCATCATCATTTCAGCCAAGATCGAAGAGGACCTGCAGGATCTCTCGCCCGGGGAGGCAGAGGAATTCTTGAAGGACCTCGCCGTCACCTCGTCGGGATTAGACCAGCTCATCACTGCCGCCTACGCGGCCCTCGGCTACCAGACCTTCTTCACGGCGGGGCCGCAAGAGGTGCGAGCATGGACCATCCCGAAAGGCGCGTTCGCCCCGCAGGCCGCCGGCGTGATCCACACGGATTTCGAGAAGGGGTTCATCCGCGCCGAGACCATCGCCTATGAGGATTACGTGACGCTCGGGGGCGAACTGAAAGCCAAAGAAGCCGGCAAGATGCGCGCGGAAGGAAAAGATTACGTGGTGCAGGACGGCGACGTGATGCATTTTCGCTTTAGCACCTGA
- a CDS encoding radical SAM domain-containing protein has translation MSVDTRYNEVGRNAGLRYGIIEVTTRCQLRCPGCYMVRRNALNDGAMSLKEAIRILDLCRQYRSGEELETMDILGGEPLLWSHLKSYVSELLQRGILPWIFTNMVAITPEMACWLFERRVHITGKLNIADPGDPAQIRLQVEMIGRDEGMARRMIEGINVFLEAGYRDPLFRLQNLVRKKNLNLIPGYIEFCRSRGIGVDLELMGSGEPIGPEYFAVAPTAQELADFIRGLQERGKQNAIPEFCDPISKLLMPHVFGSCPFYDKGLYFAVDGHIRSCSNSTVQLAHVSDPDPIRAAYESPLICTRKALTKSTVGQPCGTCDRWDKCRGGCRATVEGMGDPFGGYTLCPLPLLRGSSE, from the coding sequence ATGAGCGTAGACACGCGGTACAACGAGGTTGGTCGGAACGCCGGACTGCGGTATGGCATCATAGAGGTCACAACCCGATGCCAGCTGCGGTGCCCGGGTTGCTACATGGTCCGGCGTAATGCCCTGAACGATGGCGCCATGTCGCTCAAAGAGGCCATACGCATCCTCGACCTGTGCAGGCAGTACAGGTCTGGTGAGGAGCTCGAGACCATGGACATTTTGGGTGGGGAACCTCTGCTCTGGTCCCACCTGAAGTCCTACGTCAGCGAGCTGCTCCAACGCGGGATTCTGCCGTGGATTTTCACCAATATGGTGGCAATCACCCCGGAGATGGCTTGCTGGCTCTTTGAACGCCGTGTGCACATCACAGGCAAGCTCAATATCGCTGATCCCGGCGACCCGGCGCAGATCAGACTTCAGGTCGAGATGATCGGTCGGGACGAGGGGATGGCGAGACGGATGATCGAGGGGATCAATGTTTTTCTCGAAGCGGGGTACAGGGATCCGCTCTTCCGTCTCCAGAATCTGGTTCGGAAGAAGAATCTGAATCTCATTCCGGGCTACATCGAGTTCTGCCGGTCACGCGGCATCGGGGTGGATCTTGAGCTCATGGGATCAGGCGAGCCGATTGGCCCGGAATACTTCGCGGTTGCGCCGACGGCGCAGGAGTTGGCCGATTTCATCCGGGGGCTGCAGGAGCGCGGGAAACAGAACGCCATTCCTGAATTCTGCGATCCGATCAGCAAGCTTCTGATGCCCCATGTATTCGGCTCCTGCCCCTTCTACGACAAGGGTTTGTACTTCGCAGTTGACGGGCACATCCGGTCCTGTAGCAATAGCACCGTGCAGCTGGCCCATGTTTCCGATCCAGATCCCATCCGTGCGGCGTACGAGTCCCCGCTCATCTGCACCCGCAAGGCACTGACCAAAAGTACGGTCGGGCAGCCATGCGGGACGTGCGATCGCTGGGATAAGTGTCGCGGAGGCTGCCGGGCCACCGTGGAGGGCATGGGCGACCCCTTCGGTGGCTACACGCTCTGCCCGCTTCCTCTCCTTCGCGGATCCTCCGAATGA
- a CDS encoding TrpR-related protein YerC/YecD, with the protein MGKRRFTEGTWRTDPLFRRLCKAFLACKKEKEVGDFLRDVATLAELKALSERLEVARLLLAGISYREAAKCAPSSTATVTRVAGFLNGGEGGYRSVLKTHRHHSSKRPPSRTALRRASGERMVSKQ; encoded by the coding sequence ATGGGAAAAAGACGCTTCACCGAAGGCACCTGGAGAACGGATCCATTGTTCCGGCGTCTCTGTAAGGCATTTCTCGCCTGCAAGAAAGAGAAGGAGGTAGGGGATTTCCTTCGCGACGTCGCGACCCTTGCCGAATTGAAGGCACTGAGCGAGCGTCTGGAAGTGGCACGGCTCCTCCTCGCAGGTATCAGTTACCGCGAGGCTGCGAAGTGCGCTCCTTCCAGTACAGCCACCGTCACACGCGTTGCGGGGTTCCTGAACGGCGGCGAAGGCGGCTACCGTTCCGTCCTCAAGACTCATAGACATCATTCTTCCAAGCGCCCACCTTCGCGCACAGCGCTACGGCGGGCAAGCGGGGAGAGGATGGTGTCGAAACAGTAA
- a CDS encoding S-layer domain-containing protein: MPFRRFLSGVLVCLAFAVPVAGSAASFPDTEGTVYETSFGELKALGVIRGYPDGLARPGMPLNRAEALKALAYIDASMKERVAWYQGHLPAMPLFWDVDQSQWYAPYVEAAFEKSLITGYPDGSLRPGQLLGVEEAVMLLMRTMGEGNGAMNVPAELSPYVENQSNQWYTAAINAAIRRNLIMHYGRLRLGTTITRGQFFDMAFRLSVVRTTNVAAFSGAEPQVAAAVMPAPVTYVPAPAAVRTAVTAAPYSSEKYFAISVPAISLSDLTITHPQDPFSKNGILEPLKLGVGHLFGYPGTGGKIMVYGHSSGYPWDLSQFTKIFRQINRLNPGDRVYVTYAGSLYTYEVTHKQAVDAADTTPFNDNGNGEELILYTCWPPDSISQRYLVHALPVGAAVAVR, translated from the coding sequence ATGCCCTTCAGGCGTTTCCTCTCCGGCGTGCTCGTGTGTCTTGCGTTTGCCGTTCCGGTTGCGGGCAGCGCGGCCTCCTTTCCTGATACTGAGGGAACGGTCTACGAAACATCGTTCGGGGAACTGAAGGCGCTGGGCGTGATTCGGGGGTACCCCGACGGGCTGGCGCGGCCCGGGATGCCGCTCAATCGTGCCGAGGCGCTGAAAGCGCTCGCGTACATCGATGCATCCATGAAGGAGCGTGTCGCGTGGTATCAGGGGCACCTGCCGGCCATGCCGCTCTTCTGGGATGTAGACCAGTCGCAGTGGTACGCGCCGTACGTGGAGGCTGCGTTTGAGAAATCGCTCATCACGGGGTATCCGGATGGCTCGCTCCGGCCGGGACAGCTCTTGGGGGTCGAGGAGGCGGTGATGCTCCTTATGCGCACGATGGGTGAAGGGAACGGCGCAATGAATGTCCCTGCGGAACTCTCGCCCTACGTCGAGAATCAGAGCAATCAGTGGTACACCGCGGCGATCAACGCCGCCATCCGGCGGAATCTCATCATGCATTATGGAAGATTGCGTCTGGGCACGACGATCACCCGTGGGCAATTCTTCGATATGGCCTTTCGCCTCTCGGTGGTGCGTACGACCAATGTGGCCGCGTTCTCGGGTGCGGAGCCCCAGGTGGCTGCCGCGGTGATGCCTGCTCCGGTGACCTACGTGCCTGCTCCGGCCGCTGTACGGACAGCAGTCACTGCGGCCCCCTATTCTTCTGAGAAGTACTTTGCCATCTCTGTGCCGGCGATCAGCCTGAGCGATCTCACGATCACGCACCCGCAGGATCCGTTCTCGAAAAACGGCATCTTAGAACCCCTCAAGTTGGGGGTAGGGCACCTCTTCGGGTACCCGGGCACGGGAGGCAAGATCATGGTCTACGGCCATTCGAGCGGCTACCCGTGGGATCTGTCGCAGTTCACCAAGATTTTCCGCCAGATCAATCGCCTGAACCCCGGCGATCGCGTGTACGTGACCTACGCCGGATCTCTCTACACGTACGAGGTGACACACAAGCAGGCGGTGGATGCGGCCGATACCACCCCCTTCAACGACAACGGCAACGGCGAGGAGCTGATTCTGTACACGTGCTGGCCGCCCGATTCCATTTCACAGCGCTACCTCGTCCACGCGTTGCCCGTCGGGGCTGCGGTGGCGGTCCGGTAA